One Coregonus clupeaformis isolate EN_2021a chromosome 21, ASM2061545v1, whole genome shotgun sequence DNA window includes the following coding sequences:
- the LOC121535469 gene encoding calcium-binding mitochondrial carrier protein SCaMC-1 isoform X2 has product MLSLLNEYPQRLIIADVNIYACHAQKSCIIVDVVTTLRGVSYLVEKIVSSGDKNKDGGLDFNEFNKYLKEHEKKLHLTFKSLDKNNDGHIDASEIKQSLEELGMDITQEEAQTILQSMDIDGTMMVDWNEWRDHFLFNPAHNLNEIVRYWKHSTVLDIGESIAIPDEFTEEEKTSGGWWKQLAAGAMAGAVSRTGTAPLDRVKVFMQVHSSKSNRITLLGGFKQMIKEGGVASLWRGNGINVLKIAPETAIKFMAYEQYKKLLTPEGGKVQTHQRFMAGSLAGATAQSSIYPMEVMKTRLTLGKTGQYNGMFDCAKKILRKEGIKAFYKGYTPNIIGIIPYAGIDLAVYESLKNAWLSSYAKDTANPGILVLLGCGTISSTCGQLASYPLALLRTRMQAQATLDASDKSTMSGLVKGILANEGFFGLYRGILPNFMKVIPAVSISYVVYEYMKTGLGISK; this is encoded by the exons ATG CTGTCGCTCCTGAATGAATATCCACAAAGGCTTATTATAGCTGATGTAAACATCTATGCGTGTCATGCACAGAAATCATGTATCATCGTCGATGTGGTAACAACTCTCCGTGGTGTTTCATATCTTGTAGAG AAAATTGTATCGTCAGGTGACAAAAACAAAGATGGAGGGCTTGACTTCAACGAGTTCAACAAATATCTGAAAGAGCATGAGAAGAAACTGCACCTTACGTTCAAGAGCTTGGACAAAAACAACGACG GGCACATCGATGCCTCTGAAATTAAGCAGTCCCTTGAAGAGCTGGGCATGGACATCACCCAGGAAGAGGCCCAGACCATCCTACAAAG CATGGACATCGATGGTACCATGATGGTGGACTGGAACGAGTGGAGGGATCACTTCCTGTTCAACCCTGCCCATAACCTGAACGAGATCGTACGCTACTGGAAACACTCCACG GTGCTGGACATAGGAGAGAGCATTGCCATCCCTGATGAGTTCACTGAGGAGGAGAAGACCTCGGGGGGCTGGTGGAAACAGCTGGCTGCCGGGGCGATGGCCGGGGCGGTCTCCCGCACAGGCACCGCCCCCCTGGACAGGGTGAAGGTCTTCATGCAG GTCCACTCCTCCAAGTCCAACCGGATCACCCTGTTGGGAGGATTCAAACAGATGATTAAGGAAGGGGGCGTAGCCTCACTATGGCGAGGGAATGGAATCAACGTGTTAAAGATCGCCCCTGAGACCGCTATCAAATTCATGGCCTACGAACAG TATAAGAAGCTGCTGACGCCAGAGGGAGGGAAGGTCCAGACCCACCAGAGGTTCATGGCTGGCTCTCTGGCAGGAGCCACAGCACAGTCGTCCATCTACCCCATGGAG GTCATGAAGACCAGACTGACTCTAGGGAAAACTGGCCAGTATAATGGAATGTTTGACTGTGCCAAGAAGATTCTGAGGAAAGAGGGCATCAAAGCCTTCTATAAAGGCTACACTCCCAACATAATAGGCATCATTCCCTATGCTGGGATCGACCTAGCTGTTTACGAG AGCCTGAAGAATGCCTGGTTGTCCAGCTATGCCAAAGACACAGCCAACCCTGGTATCCTGGTGCTGTTAGGCTGTGGCACCATCTCAAGCACGTGTGGCCAGCTGGCCAGCTACCCCCTCGCCCTGCTCCGTACACGCATGCAGGCACAAG CAACTCTGGATGCGTCAGACAAGTCCACCATGAGTGGCCTAGTGAAGGGGATACTGGCTAACGAGGGGTTCTTTGGACTCTACCGGGGTATCCTGCCCAACTTCATGAAAGTAATTCCTGCTGTGAGCATCAGCTATGTGGTCTACGAATACATGAAGACCGGCCTGGGGATCTCCAAATGA
- the LOC121535469 gene encoding calcium-binding mitochondrial carrier protein SCaMC-1 isoform X1: MYQVIRGLILTDSRCWDPDSQRSYQDLFDKLDTNKDGKVDVAELRAGLTAMGISFRKGAAQKIVSSGDKNKDGGLDFNEFNKYLKEHEKKLHLTFKSLDKNNDGHIDASEIKQSLEELGMDITQEEAQTILQSMDIDGTMMVDWNEWRDHFLFNPAHNLNEIVRYWKHSTVLDIGESIAIPDEFTEEEKTSGGWWKQLAAGAMAGAVSRTGTAPLDRVKVFMQVHSSKSNRITLLGGFKQMIKEGGVASLWRGNGINVLKIAPETAIKFMAYEQYKKLLTPEGGKVQTHQRFMAGSLAGATAQSSIYPMEVMKTRLTLGKTGQYNGMFDCAKKILRKEGIKAFYKGYTPNIIGIIPYAGIDLAVYESLKNAWLSSYAKDTANPGILVLLGCGTISSTCGQLASYPLALLRTRMQAQATLDASDKSTMSGLVKGILANEGFFGLYRGILPNFMKVIPAVSISYVVYEYMKTGLGISK, encoded by the exons ATGTATCAGGTTATAAGAGGACTTATACTAACGGATTCCCGATGCTGGGATCCCGACAGTCAAAGGTCATACCAGGACCTGTTCGATAAACTGGACACCAACAAGGATGGGAAGGTGGATGTTGCCGAATTGAGAGCAGGCCTAACCGCAATGGGTATATCATTCCGCAAAGGTGCAGCGCAG AAAATTGTATCGTCAGGTGACAAAAACAAAGATGGAGGGCTTGACTTCAACGAGTTCAACAAATATCTGAAAGAGCATGAGAAGAAACTGCACCTTACGTTCAAGAGCTTGGACAAAAACAACGACG GGCACATCGATGCCTCTGAAATTAAGCAGTCCCTTGAAGAGCTGGGCATGGACATCACCCAGGAAGAGGCCCAGACCATCCTACAAAG CATGGACATCGATGGTACCATGATGGTGGACTGGAACGAGTGGAGGGATCACTTCCTGTTCAACCCTGCCCATAACCTGAACGAGATCGTACGCTACTGGAAACACTCCACG GTGCTGGACATAGGAGAGAGCATTGCCATCCCTGATGAGTTCACTGAGGAGGAGAAGACCTCGGGGGGCTGGTGGAAACAGCTGGCTGCCGGGGCGATGGCCGGGGCGGTCTCCCGCACAGGCACCGCCCCCCTGGACAGGGTGAAGGTCTTCATGCAG GTCCACTCCTCCAAGTCCAACCGGATCACCCTGTTGGGAGGATTCAAACAGATGATTAAGGAAGGGGGCGTAGCCTCACTATGGCGAGGGAATGGAATCAACGTGTTAAAGATCGCCCCTGAGACCGCTATCAAATTCATGGCCTACGAACAG TATAAGAAGCTGCTGACGCCAGAGGGAGGGAAGGTCCAGACCCACCAGAGGTTCATGGCTGGCTCTCTGGCAGGAGCCACAGCACAGTCGTCCATCTACCCCATGGAG GTCATGAAGACCAGACTGACTCTAGGGAAAACTGGCCAGTATAATGGAATGTTTGACTGTGCCAAGAAGATTCTGAGGAAAGAGGGCATCAAAGCCTTCTATAAAGGCTACACTCCCAACATAATAGGCATCATTCCCTATGCTGGGATCGACCTAGCTGTTTACGAG AGCCTGAAGAATGCCTGGTTGTCCAGCTATGCCAAAGACACAGCCAACCCTGGTATCCTGGTGCTGTTAGGCTGTGGCACCATCTCAAGCACGTGTGGCCAGCTGGCCAGCTACCCCCTCGCCCTGCTCCGTACACGCATGCAGGCACAAG CAACTCTGGATGCGTCAGACAAGTCCACCATGAGTGGCCTAGTGAAGGGGATACTGGCTAACGAGGGGTTCTTTGGACTCTACCGGGGTATCCTGCCCAACTTCATGAAAGTAATTCCTGCTGTGAGCATCAGCTATGTGGTCTACGAATACATGAAGACCGGCCTGGGGATCTCCAAATGA
- the LOC121535471 gene encoding 5'-AMP-activated protein kinase subunit beta-2-like: protein MGNTGDRMSGDRHGAKAHRSDSRDKDHEPSKMVDSTDDPNIFNTHGLGSSKVSDKEEPDLDDLVKTGPQSRPTVIRWAGGGKEVYIAGSFNNWGNKIHLNKSHNDFVAILDLPEGEHQYKFFVDGQWVHDPSEPVVTSQLGTINNLIEVKQSDFEVFDALQVDSLESTDTSDLSSSPPGPYGQEQYIFRPEERSKAPPILPPHLLQVILNKDTNISCDPALLPEPNHVMLNHLYALSIKDGVMVLSATHRYKKKYVTSLLYKPI, encoded by the exons ATGGGTAACACAGGTGACCGGATGTCCGGCGACCGCCATGGCGCCAAGGCCCATCGCTCTGACAGCAGAGACAAAGACCACGAGCCCAGCAAGATGGTGGACAGCACCGATGACCCTAACATCTTCAACACACACGGACTGGGGTCCTCCAAG GTGTCGGACAAGGAGGAGCCTGACCTGGATGACCTGGTGAAGACAGGGCCTCAATCCAGGCCCACGGTCATCCGCTGGGCCGGAGGAGGGAAGGAGGTCTACATCGCTGGCTCCTTTAACAACTGGGGCAACAAGATCCACCTCAATAAGAG CCACAATGACTTTGTAGCTATCCTGGATTTACCAGAGGGAGAGCACCAGTACAAGTTCTTTGTGGACGGACAGTGGGTCCATGACCCCTCAGAG CCAGTGGTGACCAGCCAGTTGGGCACCATCAACAACCTGATTGAGGTGAAGCAGTCAGACTTTGAGGTGTTTGATGCTCTGCAGGTGGACTCTCTGGAGTCTACTGACACCTCAG ATCTGTCCAGCTCCCCTCCAGGTCCCTATGGACAGGAGCAGTACATATTCAGGCCTGAGGAACGCTCCAAAgcccctcccatcctccccccacacctcctccaggTCATCCTCAACAAGGACACGAACATCTCT TGCGACCCAGCCTTGCTGCCTGAACCCAACCATGTGATGCTCAACCATCTTTATGCTCTCTCAATAAAG GATGGAGTGATGGTGCTCAGTGCAACTCACAGATATAAGAAGAAGTACGTCACATCTTTGCTATACAAGCCCATCTAA